A window of the Hordeum vulgare subsp. vulgare chromosome 5H, MorexV3_pseudomolecules_assembly, whole genome shotgun sequence genome harbors these coding sequences:
- the LOC123452533 gene encoding uncharacterized protein LOC123452533 — translation MAEGVPTPTLHAWYILLHVHDATGPCIGGICVRAWPDRDGTTGHTTFPVDRAPVVSTGAEHVGPSPMLFPCPWPAVGLPGVIDALLHGHGVNVAVGSMMIDLQGVRPSARRPCMTDRYGVTCVVACRARIQLT, via the coding sequence ATGGCGGAGGGGGTGCCCACCCCCACCCTGCATGCATGGTACATACTCCTACATGTGCACGACGCCACAGGGCCATGCATCGGCGGCATCTGCGTGCGTGCATGGCCGGACCGGGACGGGACGACAGGACACACGACCTTTCCTGTCGACCGCGCGCCGGTCGTCTCTACCGGCGCCGAGCACGTGGGGCCGTCCCCCATGTTATTCCCTTGCCCGTGGCCGGCCGTGGGGCTCCCCGGCGTCATCGATGCCCTTTTGCATGGCCATGGCGTCAACGTCGCCGTCGGATCGATGatgatagatctacagggcgtccGTCCGTCCGCCCGTCGACCATGCATGACCGACCGGTACGGTGTAACATGTGTAGTCGCATGTCGTGCTAGAATACAGCTAACATGA